In a genomic window of Choristoneura fumiferana chromosome 19, NRCan_CFum_1, whole genome shotgun sequence:
- the LOC141438576 gene encoding uncharacterized protein, which produces MSKKCCVPNCDTKITDNIIMHLFPNPDKDTERFNVWKDAIGGHILSLDPHTVFDLRKVCHLHFEPCYHTRSKRLTRNAVPTLQLSDQKHINSTKIEDVNLKSKESQNQRDFLIDHTYSLLEDSKCEVEILPQDLFSWEKTDVILADDTEVVLDETVDPPEVTLDFGDVSMYNDEQPTKDDTGGEFAEYRCNECGNIINGFRYTCVQCVDWDLCAACEAHATHDTHYVLRVPGQRPYKEMQAVLAAIRLQMLREDLFLPGTIASIKEEVKDEDSEVPESAPQVEADPLAAWDISQHDDDCSTLEVNTVAIKEEVKDEDSEVPESAPQVEADPLAAWDISQHDDDCSTLEIYPERKDEDGGPSRKRRTSVDSLDNTQNLTSHGNDDSSYNGLATMADDVRMESNTDGDTCPNFDYSEPIEIIDIDKLIKTHEQTESTKTNYNDTLQITKEFCTVMSHRDSILDPCKPKLQDNKREKLIDISIDITHQKTINLNSHTKDDTHRIITHSKETGTDAKGIEAPNEAIARPTKETGRHSDLTRALSQRRKGIDSKVIRSRNISNTNDKTKKRYKILLPPGAQWKQLLMTMLKSRVTVPLEDVMRKEQVRKNTE; this is translated from the exons CACCTGCATTTTGAGCCTTGCTATCATACCCGCAGCAAAAGACTTACTCGAAACGCAGTTCCTACCCTGCAACTGTCag ATCAGAAGCATATCAACAGCACAAAAATCGAAGATGTGAATTTGAAATCCAAGGAGTCCCAAAATCAAAGGGATTTCCTTATTGACCATACATATAGCTTGCTTGAGGATTCAAAATGTG AAGTTGAAATATTGCCACAAGATCTTTTCTCATGGGAGAAAACGGATGTAATATTAGCAG ATGACACAGAGGTGGTGTTAGACGAAACAGTAGACCCTCCAGAAGTGACCCTAGATTTTGGAGACGTGTCTATGTATAATGATGAACAGCCAACTAAAGATGACACAG GTGGCGAATTCGCAGAATACCGGTGCAACGAGTGTGGAAATATAATTAATGG GTTCCGTTACACGTGCGTGCAGTGCGTGGACTGGGACCTGTGCGCCGCGTGTGAAGCACACGCCACGCACGACACGCATTACGTGCTGCGCGTGCCCGGACAGAGGCCCTAT AAAGAGATGCAAGCGGTATTGGCGGCTATAAGACTCCAAATGCTGAGAGAAGACTTGTTTCTGCCAGGAACTATTGCAAG CATAAAAGAAGAAGTAAAAGATGAAGATTCAGAGGTACCAGAGAGCGCCCCGCAGGTGGAAGCTGACCCACTCGCGGCTTGGGACATCAGCCAACATGACGATGACTGTAGCACGCTTGAGGTAAATACTGTTGC CATAAAAGAAGAAGTAAAAGATGAAGATTCAGAGGTACCAGAGAGCGCCCCGCAGGTGGAAGCTGACCCACTCGCGGCTTGGGACATCAGCCAACATGACGATGACTGTAGCACGCTTGAG ATTTATCCAGAACGAAAAGACGAAGATGGCGGTCCATCTCGAAAACGAAGGACTAGTGTAGACTCTTTAGATAACACACAAAACTTAACATCTCACGGTAACGACGACTCATCTTACAACGGTCTAGCAACTATGGCAGACGATGTTCGTATGGAATCAAATACAGATGGTGATACTTGCCCAAATTTTGACTATTCTGAACCTATAGAAATAATCGACATcgataaactaataaaaactcATGAGCAAACAGAGTctactaaaacaaattataatgatacattacaaataacaaaagaaTTCTGTACAGTAATGTCACACAGGGACAGCATTCTTGATCCTTGCAAACCCAAACTACAGGACAACAAACGCGAAAAGTTAATTGATATAAGCATTGATATAACACATCAAAAAACCATTAACCTTAATTCTCATACAAAAGACGACACACATCGAATAATAACACATAGCAAAGAAACGGGAACAGATGCTAAAGGAATTGAAGCACCTAATGAAGCAATAGCAAGGCCTACTAAAGAAACAGGACGACATAGTGATTTAACAAGAGCACTTAGCCAAAGAAGAAAAGGAATAGACAGTAAAGTAATAAGATCACGtaatataagtaatactaaTGACAAAACAAAGAAACGTTACAAAATTCTGCTGCCCCCCGGTGCTCAATGGAAACAATTATTGATGACGATGCTGAAATCACGAG TGACAGTGCCATTAGAAGATGTGATGCGGAAAGAACAAGTGCGCAAAAATACTGAATAG